One Paenibacillus crassostreae DNA segment encodes these proteins:
- a CDS encoding phosphotransferase enzyme family protein — MKPFFHFDTDETRQSLLARARNVALWAIQQYELDWNCIRFIQLSDTITYKIETVTKESYLLRIHSERVNKEEILSELVFLNELGKINDLVVPEGIRSRSGSYIFECETDEGYRKPYVSLMKWVEGEHSSGEFTDNHVNSMGVMMGKLHEASASFEIPPDFVRPHWGSDSFRKEVSKLERYYPRFLSDGSWKLYQEAIDKIIRQFDSMKRDNRNYGLIHADLHSGNVVFNNGIPNPIDFGRCGYGYYLYDMSASLLELYPRHRWLLIQGYESVVKLNKDYIRDLECFFIMFMIENYCHHSSDTREIPSLINEQKYALAYIKEYINDRPFLFEVIEPVDFESNLEEGPNI; from the coding sequence TTGAAGCCTTTTTTTCACTTTGATACAGACGAAACAAGACAAAGTTTACTCGCGCGAGCAAGGAACGTTGCGCTATGGGCAATTCAACAATATGAATTGGATTGGAATTGTATTCGTTTCATTCAATTGTCAGATACCATTACATACAAAATAGAAACCGTAACGAAGGAAAGTTATTTGCTTCGTATTCATTCAGAAAGAGTAAACAAAGAAGAAATCTTGTCTGAACTTGTTTTCCTGAATGAATTAGGGAAAATAAATGATTTGGTAGTGCCAGAAGGGATAAGAAGTCGTAGTGGATCTTATATTTTTGAGTGTGAAACTGATGAGGGATATCGGAAACCATATGTCTCATTAATGAAGTGGGTTGAGGGAGAGCATTCGAGTGGCGAGTTTACTGATAATCATGTAAACAGCATGGGTGTAATGATGGGTAAACTTCATGAAGCGTCCGCAAGTTTTGAAATTCCACCCGATTTTGTTCGGCCTCATTGGGGGAGTGATAGCTTTAGAAAAGAAGTGTCCAAACTAGAACGTTATTACCCACGATTTCTATCGGACGGGTCATGGAAGCTATATCAAGAAGCTATAGATAAGATCATTCGTCAATTTGATAGTATGAAGCGAGACAACCGAAACTACGGACTAATTCATGCGGACTTGCATTCCGGAAACGTAGTGTTTAACAACGGAATTCCAAATCCTATTGATTTTGGAAGATGCGGTTACGGATACTATCTTTACGATATGTCAGCTTCGTTGTTAGAACTATATCCTAGACATCGATGGTTACTTATTCAAGGATATGAGAGCGTAGTCAAACTAAATAAGGATTACATTCGTGACCTGGAATGCTTTTTCATTATGTTTATGATTGAAAATTATTGTCATCACTCCTCTGATACTAGAGAAATTCCAAGTTTAATCAATGAACAAAAATATGCTCTAGCTTATATTAAAGAATATATAAATGATAGACCATTTTTATTTGAAGTGATAGAACCCGTAGACTTCGAAAGCAATCTCGAGGAAGGCCCCAACATCTGA